In a genomic window of Streptomyces sp. SJL17-4:
- a CDS encoding NAD(P)-binding domain-containing protein encodes MSSSRDTAVTVIGLGPMGRALAAAFLTAGVRTTVWNRTPGKDRELVAAGAVSAASAGEAVAASPLTVVCLVNYDATDSVLRQDAVTAALKGRTVVNLSADTPERARDTGRWADEQGIGYLDGAIMTPTTTIGTPAGVFLHSGPEALYVEHRAVLDALGGTHTHLGEEISRAAAYDIALLDIFWTSMAGYAHAVAVARAEGISATELAPFAQGIGAILPPLFEQLAEDIESGTYSGEGNPLTSAVSTMAHIVHASEAHGIDASLMRAAEGLARRTVGLGHGAEGFTRVTEVLGRR; translated from the coding sequence ATGTCTTCTTCCCGCGACACCGCCGTCACCGTCATCGGTCTCGGACCGATGGGCCGTGCGCTGGCCGCCGCGTTCCTGACCGCCGGCGTAAGGACCACCGTGTGGAACCGGACGCCGGGCAAGGACCGGGAGCTCGTGGCCGCCGGTGCCGTCTCGGCCGCGTCCGCCGGGGAGGCGGTCGCCGCGAGCCCGCTGACCGTGGTCTGCCTGGTCAACTACGACGCCACCGACTCCGTACTGCGGCAGGATGCCGTGACGGCCGCGCTCAAGGGGCGGACCGTCGTGAACCTCAGCGCCGACACCCCCGAGCGGGCCAGGGACACCGGGCGCTGGGCCGACGAGCAGGGCATCGGCTACCTCGACGGCGCGATCATGACGCCGACGACGACCATCGGCACTCCGGCCGGGGTGTTCCTGCACAGTGGCCCGGAGGCGCTCTACGTCGAGCACCGGGCGGTGCTCGACGCCCTGGGCGGCACCCACACCCACCTCGGGGAGGAGATCAGCCGGGCCGCGGCGTACGACATCGCGCTGCTCGACATCTTCTGGACCTCGATGGCGGGCTACGCCCACGCTGTGGCGGTGGCTCGGGCCGAGGGGATCTCCGCGACCGAGCTCGCGCCCTTCGCCCAGGGCATCGGCGCGATCCTGCCGCCACTGTTCGAGCAGCTGGCCGAGGACATCGAGAGCGGCACGTACTCCGGCGAGGGGAACCCGCTCACCTCGGCGGTGTCGACGATGGCGCACATCGTGCACGCCTCCGAGGCGCACGGCATCGACGCGAGCCTGATGCGCGCGGCCGAGGGCCTGGCCCGCCGGACGGTGGGCCTGGGCCACGGCGCGGAGGGCTTCACCCGGGTCACCGAGGTCCTGGGGCGCCGCTGA
- a CDS encoding nitric oxide synthase oxygenase, with product MDRHEAERFIRQFHDEQPGAGDDVRSRLREVLAEVDRTGTYTHSPAELAFGARVAWRNAARCIGRLYWRSLVVRDLRHLTSADDIAAASFEHLRLAGNGGRIRPVITVFAPDRPGRPGPRIVNDQLVRYAGHRTPEGAWRGDPRSAPLTALARDLGWKRDGEPFQVLPLMVRERPDVRPEWYELPDDAVREVPLSHPEHGWFAQLGLRWYAVPAISDMTLEIGGVRYPAAPFNGWYMGTEIGARNLADTERYDLLPVVADRLGLDRSSERTLWRDRALVELNVAVLHSFQEAGVTMADHHTESQRFLRHIAQEGRHGRETPADWSWIVPPVSGSATPVFHRYYDPVDPSLRPAFLART from the coding sequence GTGGACCGGCACGAGGCGGAACGGTTCATCCGTCAGTTCCACGACGAGCAACCGGGTGCCGGGGACGACGTACGGAGCCGGCTGCGTGAGGTGCTGGCCGAGGTCGATCGCACCGGCACCTACACCCACTCCCCGGCCGAACTCGCCTTCGGCGCGCGCGTCGCGTGGCGCAACGCGGCCCGCTGCATCGGCAGGCTCTACTGGCGCAGCCTCGTGGTGCGCGACCTGCGGCACCTCACCTCCGCCGACGACATCGCCGCCGCGTCCTTCGAGCACCTCAGGCTCGCCGGCAACGGCGGCAGGATCCGGCCCGTGATCACCGTCTTCGCCCCCGACCGGCCGGGCCGCCCCGGCCCCCGGATCGTCAACGACCAACTGGTGCGCTACGCCGGACACCGCACGCCGGAGGGTGCGTGGCGCGGCGACCCGCGCAGCGCACCCCTGACCGCCCTGGCCCGCGATCTGGGGTGGAAGCGGGACGGAGAACCCTTCCAGGTACTGCCGTTGATGGTCCGGGAGCGCCCCGACGTCCGGCCCGAGTGGTACGAGCTGCCGGACGACGCCGTCCGCGAGGTGCCGCTGAGCCACCCCGAACACGGGTGGTTCGCCCAGCTGGGACTCCGCTGGTACGCCGTGCCGGCGATCAGCGACATGACGCTGGAGATCGGCGGCGTACGGTATCCGGCGGCGCCGTTCAACGGCTGGTACATGGGCACCGAGATAGGCGCCCGGAACCTCGCCGACACCGAGCGGTACGACCTCCTCCCGGTGGTGGCGGACCGGCTCGGCCTCGACCGGTCGAGCGAGCGCACCCTGTGGCGGGACCGGGCGCTCGTCGAGCTCAACGTGGCGGTGCTGCACTCCTTCCAGGAGGCCGGGGTGACCATGGCCGACCACCACACCGAGTCCCAGCGGTTCCTGCGGCACATAGCCCAGGAAGGCCGCCACGGGAGGGAGACGCCCGCCGACTGGAGCTGGATCGTGCCCCCGGTCTCCGGCTCCGCCACCCCGGTCTTCCACCGGTACTACGACCCGGTGGACCCCTCCCTGCGGCCGGCCTTCCTGGCCCGTACGTAA
- a CDS encoding helix-turn-helix domain-containing protein, with the protein MAGDEFAALLGQLKDRSGLSYGTLGKRLHMSASTLHRYVNGDAVPVDYAPVERLARLCRATPDELVELHRLWVRADVSRGRKAPAAGAEPSPEVPSEPSPEASPPKPLKRTGPTEPEPTEPAQADAAVAPWAPPAVAAASPRKRRLFRRTAVVVGTAVVAAAVAVALVVNLPGGDGAGKDQRAGDAPTPSSSTSGDGPSTSAGAPGRTGSSAGEATGQASAPTVATAPHTWEGPCSQHYLIDREPEQVPPPPTEQDAPGWIAALDAVPGGDQLLRLTVQGTGKQTVVLEALHVRVVSKKAPLAWNDYVMGVGCGGNVSTKSFAVDLDAGRPTAVPTGGQRKFSYKTSESDPVIFNVAARAQAHDVTWYLELVWSSGEERGTLRIDDNGHPFRTSGNLARPAYAYPLGWTEWIDNDVDTEGR; encoded by the coding sequence GTGGCGGGGGACGAGTTCGCGGCGCTGCTGGGGCAGCTCAAGGACCGCTCGGGGCTCAGCTACGGCACGCTCGGCAAGCGTCTGCACATGAGCGCCTCGACCTTGCACCGGTATGTGAACGGGGACGCCGTACCGGTGGACTACGCGCCCGTGGAGCGGCTCGCGCGGCTGTGCCGGGCGACCCCCGACGAACTCGTCGAGCTGCACCGGCTGTGGGTACGGGCGGACGTGTCGCGCGGCCGGAAGGCCCCGGCCGCCGGGGCGGAGCCGTCGCCCGAGGTGCCGTCCGAGCCGTCGCCCGAGGCCTCGCCGCCGAAGCCGCTGAAGCGGACGGGGCCGACCGAGCCGGAGCCGACGGAGCCGGCGCAGGCGGACGCGGCAGTGGCGCCCTGGGCGCCCCCCGCGGTGGCGGCCGCGTCCCCCCGGAAGCGCCGGCTGTTCCGGCGTACCGCCGTGGTCGTCGGCACGGCCGTGGTCGCCGCAGCCGTGGCGGTGGCGCTCGTCGTGAACCTCCCGGGCGGGGACGGAGCGGGGAAGGATCAGCGAGCGGGCGACGCACCCACGCCCTCGTCGAGCACGAGCGGCGACGGCCCGAGCACATCGGCCGGAGCGCCGGGCCGGACGGGGTCCTCCGCCGGCGAGGCGACGGGCCAGGCGAGCGCGCCGACCGTCGCCACCGCGCCGCACACCTGGGAAGGGCCCTGCAGCCAGCACTACCTGATCGACCGTGAGCCCGAGCAGGTTCCGCCGCCGCCCACGGAGCAGGACGCGCCGGGCTGGATCGCCGCGCTCGACGCGGTCCCCGGCGGGGACCAGCTGCTCCGGCTGACCGTGCAGGGCACCGGGAAGCAGACGGTCGTCCTGGAGGCCCTCCACGTCCGGGTCGTCAGCAAGAAGGCGCCACTGGCGTGGAACGACTACGTGATGGGCGTCGGCTGCGGCGGCAACGTGTCGACGAAGTCCTTCGCCGTCGATCTCGACGCAGGCCGGCCGACCGCCGTCCCCACGGGCGGGCAGCGGAAGTTCTCGTACAAGACGAGCGAGTCCGACCCCGTGATCTTCAACGTGGCCGCACGGGCCCAGGCACACGACGTCACCTGGTACCTGGAACTCGTCTGGTCCAGCGGCGAGGAGCGCGGCACGCTCCGCATCGACGACAACGGCCACCCGTTCCGTACCAGCGGCAACCTCGCCCGGCCCGCGTACGCGTACCCCCTGGGCTGGACCGAATGGATCGACAACGACGTCGATACCGAGGGGCGCTAG
- a CDS encoding DUF4232 domain-containing protein: protein MSGRTSRARLLAATTLAVAALSLTACGSGAAKDEGAATGSVTPTASATQPARTPTTTPTGDTTTTPQDGSSGSTASGSTAGSTGGSASGSKNGGTTTGTTTGGKTGSGSSTGSSGSGGTSGASDPASGGSGETSGPSQNKQCGASNTKATATPVSRPLNHMLLTVTNTGSARCDLLGYPVARFGEAQSVPPVIEETHPQAVVTLAPGESGYAGVILAAADGSGQHGYTTTSLTVGFTDGTTARPPLAGKGVYVDSSLRVTYWQSSMDDALN, encoded by the coding sequence ATGTCCGGACGCACCAGCCGCGCCCGTCTTCTCGCCGCCACGACGCTCGCGGTCGCCGCGCTCTCGCTCACCGCCTGCGGCAGCGGCGCCGCGAAGGACGAAGGCGCCGCCACGGGTTCCGTCACGCCCACCGCCTCGGCCACCCAGCCGGCCAGGACTCCGACCACGACCCCCACGGGCGACACGACGACCACCCCGCAGGATGGCTCCTCCGGCAGCACGGCGAGCGGCTCGACGGCCGGATCGACCGGCGGATCGGCGAGCGGCTCGAAGAACGGTGGTACGACCACGGGCACCACCACCGGAGGGAAGACCGGAAGCGGCTCCTCCACCGGGAGCTCCGGTTCCGGCGGCACCAGCGGGGCGAGCGACCCGGCCTCCGGCGGCAGCGGCGAAACGAGCGGGCCCTCGCAGAACAAGCAGTGCGGTGCGAGCAACACCAAGGCCACCGCCACCCCGGTCTCCCGCCCGCTCAACCACATGCTGCTCACCGTCACCAACACCGGATCCGCTCGCTGCGACCTCCTCGGCTACCCGGTCGCCCGCTTCGGCGAGGCCCAGTCGGTCCCGCCCGTCATCGAGGAGACCCACCCGCAGGCTGTCGTGACCCTGGCTCCGGGTGAGTCCGGGTACGCGGGCGTGATCCTTGCGGCTGCCGACGGCAGCGGACAGCACGGCTACACGACGACGAGCCTCACGGTCGGCTTCACCGACGGCACGACCGCCAGGCCCCCGCTCGCCGGCAAGGGCGTGTACGTCGACAGCTCGCTGCGCGTGACGTACTGGCAGAGCTCCATGGACGACGCCCTCAACTGA
- a CDS encoding DUF6596 domain-containing protein, with protein MDEALLRSLTPGVLGILVRRGADFAAAEDAVQDALVEAVRVWSAEPPRDPKGWLVTVAWRKFLDATRADSARRRREDLVEEEPRPGPAPGLDDTLQLYFLCAHPSLTPSSAVALTLRAVGGLTTRQIAQAYLVPEATMAQRISRAKRTVSGVRFDRPGDVATVLRVLYLVFNEGYSGDVDLAAEAIRLTRQLAAVIDHPEVTGLLALMLLHHARRAGRTAPDGSLVSLAEQDRGRWDSVMIAEGVEILQAALARDRLGEYQAQAAVAALHADAPSAEETDWVQIVEWYDELARLTDSPVVRLNRAVAIGEADGPRAGLAALADVTGSSPDSSARGHPLPRATAAAAYLHERAGDLATAARLYADAAREAPNLAERDHLTRQAARLNTRRRRERGDGATGPGTEPPVS; from the coding sequence ATGGACGAGGCCCTGCTCAGGAGCCTCACGCCGGGCGTGCTCGGGATCCTCGTCCGCCGCGGAGCCGACTTCGCGGCGGCTGAGGACGCCGTACAGGACGCCCTGGTCGAGGCGGTCCGGGTCTGGTCGGCGGAGCCGCCCCGCGACCCGAAGGGCTGGCTGGTCACCGTGGCCTGGCGCAAGTTCCTCGACGCGACCCGGGCGGACTCCGCCCGGCGCCGGCGCGAGGACCTCGTCGAGGAGGAGCCGCGGCCCGGGCCCGCACCCGGGCTGGACGACACGCTCCAGCTCTACTTCCTCTGCGCCCACCCCTCGCTGACGCCGTCCTCGGCGGTCGCGCTCACGCTGCGCGCGGTCGGCGGACTCACGACCCGCCAGATCGCCCAGGCCTATCTGGTGCCCGAGGCGACGATGGCGCAGCGCATCAGCCGCGCCAAGCGCACCGTCTCGGGAGTGCGGTTCGACCGGCCGGGCGATGTCGCCACCGTGCTGCGCGTCCTCTACCTGGTCTTCAACGAGGGCTACTCCGGCGACGTCGACCTCGCCGCCGAGGCCATCCGGCTCACCCGGCAGCTCGCGGCCGTCATCGACCACCCCGAGGTGACGGGGCTGCTCGCCCTCATGCTGCTCCACCACGCCCGGCGAGCCGGCCGTACCGCTCCCGACGGCAGCCTGGTGTCGCTCGCCGAGCAGGACCGTGGCCGCTGGGACAGCGTGATGATCGCCGAGGGCGTCGAGATCCTGCAGGCGGCTCTCGCCCGCGACCGGCTCGGCGAGTACCAGGCACAGGCCGCCGTCGCCGCGCTCCACGCCGACGCGCCCAGCGCGGAGGAGACCGACTGGGTGCAGATCGTCGAGTGGTACGACGAACTCGCACGGCTCACCGACAGCCCGGTCGTCCGCCTCAACCGCGCCGTCGCCATCGGCGAGGCCGACGGACCGCGCGCCGGGCTCGCGGCGCTCGCGGACGTGACCGGCTCCTCCCCGGACTCGTCCGCCCGTGGCCACCCCCTGCCCCGCGCCACCGCGGCGGCGGCCTACCTGCACGAGCGGGCGGGCGACCTGGCGACGGCGGCACGGCTGTACGCCGACGCGGCCCGAGAGGCCCCCAACCTCGCCGAACGCGACCACCTGACACGCCAGGCCGCCCGCCTCAACACCCGCCGGCGCCGCGAACGGGGTGACGGCGCGACGGGGCCGGGGACGGAGCCGCCGGTCAGTTGA
- a CDS encoding YciI family protein has protein sequence MAKYLLLKHYRGAPAAVNDVPMDQWTPEEISAHVGYMNDFAARLEKTGEYVDSQALSPEGTFVRYDGEGRPPVTDGPFAETKDVIAGWMVIDVDSYERALELAGELSAAPGAGGKPIHEWLELRPFLSTAHTITE, from the coding sequence ATGGCCAAGTACCTGCTGCTGAAGCACTACCGAGGCGCTCCGGCCGCGGTCAACGACGTACCCATGGACCAGTGGACGCCGGAGGAGATCTCGGCGCACGTCGGGTACATGAACGACTTCGCGGCCCGGCTCGAGAAGACCGGCGAGTACGTCGACAGCCAGGCGCTCTCCCCGGAGGGCACCTTCGTCCGGTACGACGGTGAGGGGCGGCCTCCGGTCACCGACGGCCCGTTCGCCGAGACGAAGGACGTCATCGCCGGCTGGATGGTGATCGACGTCGACAGCTACGAGCGGGCGCTGGAACTGGCCGGCGAACTGTCCGCGGCGCCGGGCGCGGGCGGGAAGCCGATCCACGAGTGGCTCGAACTGCGTCCGTTCCTGTCCACGGCGCACACGATCACGGAGTGA
- a CDS encoding SigE family RNA polymerase sigma factor → MTVEEFEAFYEQAVARLTGQLYVMLGDLHEAQDVVQEAFVKGWSRRRQLDRDGQPEAWIRTVAWRLAVSRWRFRRRTSDAWDRAGAPPPVEGPGPEYVVLIDALRDLPAQQRRTVTLHYLCDLSVEQIAGETGQSASTVKTHLVRGRVALADRLRPRNVEEDPGA, encoded by the coding sequence TTGACCGTTGAGGAGTTCGAGGCGTTCTACGAGCAGGCGGTCGCGCGACTCACAGGGCAGCTGTACGTGATGCTGGGCGATCTGCACGAGGCTCAGGACGTCGTCCAGGAAGCGTTCGTCAAGGGATGGAGCCGGCGACGGCAGCTCGATCGTGACGGGCAGCCGGAGGCGTGGATCCGTACGGTCGCCTGGCGCCTGGCGGTGAGCCGTTGGCGCTTCCGGAGGCGTACGTCCGACGCCTGGGACCGCGCGGGCGCGCCCCCGCCCGTCGAGGGCCCCGGCCCCGAGTACGTGGTGCTCATCGACGCGCTGCGCGACCTGCCCGCCCAGCAGCGCCGCACGGTGACCCTGCACTACCTGTGCGACCTGAGCGTCGAACAGATCGCCGGCGAGACGGGACAGTCCGCCAGCACCGTCAAGACGCACCTGGTCCGTGGCCGGGTCGCGCTCGCCGATCGTCTGCGGCCCCGGAACGTTGAGGAGGACCCCGGTGCTTGA
- a CDS encoding mannosyltransferase family protein encodes MSVISPRSREKTPSVPPLLPLPRAGRRRPVLSAEDRDVLWLYLLTRTALWMTAYGARWLFPSDAGTRDAGAVLAPFERWDWGHFLNVARDGYFPAGSGPWEAEWDNREAFFPGFPLALRAVHTVVPHWTVAGLLISFVAGGIAVLALVRIARLYLPDANAGRRTAQLLLLSPCAVFLATGYSESLFLALALPAWLAAHRRNWPLATTLAALATTVRISGLFLAAALALHFVLTARTRSDWRPLPWLALPALPAALYTWYLHARTGDWMAWKHAQERGWYRHFHAPWDAWSNTWESAFDQVQTTGYAFMFQAELLAMVVGLALVALLVRRRHRPEAAYVGLSLWALGTSYWYQSIPRATLLWWPLWITLAAWTLRSPRFRTAYFCLVAPLSTLFALTYLTGRWAG; translated from the coding sequence ATGTCTGTGATATCCCCCAGGTCGCGGGAGAAGACACCGTCCGTCCCGCCGCTCCTCCCCCTCCCCCGCGCCGGCCGCCGGCGCCCGGTGCTGAGCGCCGAGGACCGGGACGTGCTGTGGCTGTATCTCCTCACCCGCACGGCCCTGTGGATGACCGCCTACGGCGCTCGATGGCTCTTCCCCTCCGACGCCGGCACGCGCGACGCGGGCGCCGTCCTCGCCCCCTTCGAACGCTGGGACTGGGGCCACTTCCTGAACGTCGCGCGCGACGGCTACTTCCCTGCGGGAAGCGGCCCGTGGGAGGCCGAGTGGGACAACCGCGAGGCGTTCTTCCCGGGATTCCCCCTCGCCCTGCGGGCCGTCCACACCGTCGTCCCGCACTGGACGGTGGCCGGGCTGCTGATCTCGTTCGTCGCGGGCGGGATCGCGGTTCTGGCACTCGTACGGATCGCGCGCCTGTATCTGCCCGACGCGAACGCCGGCCGGCGGACGGCACAGCTCCTGCTCCTCTCGCCGTGTGCCGTCTTCCTCGCCACCGGGTACAGCGAGTCGCTCTTCCTCGCCCTCGCCCTGCCTGCCTGGCTCGCCGCCCACCGCCGCAACTGGCCCCTCGCCACCACGCTGGCCGCCCTGGCGACGACCGTCCGCATCAGCGGTCTGTTCCTCGCCGCGGCCCTCGCGCTGCACTTCGTACTGACGGCCCGCACCCGGTCCGACTGGCGGCCGCTGCCCTGGCTCGCCCTGCCGGCCCTTCCCGCCGCCCTGTACACCTGGTACCTGCACGCCCGCACCGGCGACTGGATGGCCTGGAAACACGCCCAGGAGCGAGGGTGGTACCGCCACTTCCACGCACCGTGGGACGCCTGGAGCAACACCTGGGAGTCCGCGTTCGACCAGGTCCAGACGACCGGCTACGCGTTCATGTTCCAGGCCGAACTCCTCGCCATGGTCGTCGGCCTCGCGCTGGTCGCCCTCCTGGTGCGGCGCCGCCACCGGCCCGAAGCCGCCTACGTGGGCCTCAGCCTGTGGGCCCTGGGGACGTCCTACTGGTACCAGTCCATCCCCCGGGCGACCCTCCTGTGGTGGCCCCTGTGGATCACGCTGGCCGCCTGGACCCTTCGCTCACCACGCTTCAGGACCGCGTACTTCTGCCTCGTCGCGCCCCTGTCGACGCTGTTCGCCCTGACGTATCTGACCGGGCGCTGGGCCGGCTGA
- a CDS encoding alpha-ketoglutarate-dependent dioxygenase AlkB translates to MTTERPALPGLQGSLFDQGDDIGFGPLDGLRRTPLDGGAWVDHLPGWLHGADALFEELAGRVPWRAEERPMYDNVVAVPRLLAHYGEGAPLPHPALTEARQTLGAHYAAELGEPFVSAGLCLYRDGRDSVAWHGDRTGRSAHHDTMVAILSLGDPRDLAFRPRSGGPTYLRLPLGHGDLVVMGGSCQRTWEHAVPKTSRAVGPRISVQFRPRGVR, encoded by the coding sequence GTGACCACCGAACGACCCGCCCTGCCCGGACTCCAGGGCTCCTTGTTCGACCAGGGCGACGACATCGGGTTCGGCCCGCTGGACGGTCTCCGGCGGACGCCGCTCGACGGCGGCGCCTGGGTCGACCACCTCCCCGGCTGGCTGCACGGCGCCGACGCGCTGTTCGAGGAGCTCGCCGGCCGGGTGCCCTGGCGGGCCGAGGAACGGCCGATGTACGACAACGTCGTCGCCGTACCCCGGCTCCTGGCCCACTACGGCGAAGGCGCGCCCCTCCCGCACCCGGCCCTCACCGAGGCCCGGCAGACCCTCGGCGCCCATTACGCCGCCGAGCTCGGGGAACCCTTCGTCTCCGCCGGCCTCTGCCTCTACCGCGACGGCCGTGACAGCGTCGCCTGGCACGGCGATCGCACCGGCCGTTCCGCACACCACGACACGATGGTCGCCATCCTCTCCCTCGGCGACCCCCGTGACCTCGCCTTCCGCCCGCGCTCGGGCGGCCCCACGTACCTCCGCCTGCCGCTCGGGCACGGCGACCTCGTGGTGATGGGCGGCTCCTGCCAGCGCACCTGGGAACACGCCGTCCCCAAGACGAGCCGGGCCGTCGGACCCCGCATCAGCGTCCAGTTCCGCCCCCGCGGAGTCCGCTGA
- a CDS encoding DUF998 domain-containing protein, translating into MRSVPRWALLSSGCAPLLLVGGWTAAALLEGSTYDPVTQTISVLAAYGAEGSWVMTGAFLALGVCHLLTAWGLRPAAPAGRLALAGGGVAALAVALVPAPSSGGSLNHGAVVVVGFTLLAVWPVLAAVHGGGVPWGLRLTPSVAATALMALGAVWFVVEMNRQGSVGVAERLVTCIQSTWPLVVVASCLRYTGGGSSGSGGNGESGESDASDESDERSAPPR; encoded by the coding sequence ATGCGATCCGTTCCCAGATGGGCCCTGTTGTCCTCGGGGTGTGCCCCGTTGCTGCTGGTCGGTGGCTGGACCGCCGCGGCACTGCTCGAGGGGTCCACCTACGATCCCGTCACGCAGACGATCAGCGTTCTCGCGGCCTACGGGGCCGAGGGGTCCTGGGTCATGACCGGGGCGTTCCTCGCGCTGGGTGTCTGTCATCTCCTCACCGCCTGGGGGCTGCGGCCCGCCGCTCCCGCCGGGCGGTTGGCGCTCGCCGGTGGTGGCGTGGCGGCCCTCGCGGTCGCCCTGGTGCCCGCGCCCAGCAGTGGGGGGTCCCTGAACCACGGGGCGGTCGTGGTGGTCGGCTTCACGCTGCTCGCGGTGTGGCCGGTCCTTGCGGCCGTGCACGGTGGCGGCGTGCCGTGGGGGCTGCGGCTGACGCCGTCCGTCGCCGCGACCGCGCTGATGGCCCTGGGGGCGGTCTGGTTCGTCGTCGAGATGAACCGGCAGGGGTCCGTCGGTGTCGCCGAACGGCTCGTGACCTGCATCCAGTCCACCTGGCCCCTCGTGGTGGTCGCCTCCTGCCTCCGCTACACCGGCGGCGGGAGCAGCGGGAGTGGCGGGAACGGTGAAAGTGGTGAGAGCGACGCGAGCGACGAGAGTGATGAGCGGTCCGCGCCGCCTCGGTGA
- a CDS encoding DUF4389 domain-containing protein — MAAGWEPRPSAGADAYGADGAYGSDGPEWRPVLDVAPPGRQRRWTVLLRWLLLLPQFIVVALLSFVAFFVTIAGWFSALVLGRLPDPIASFLGAVLAYQTRVTASATLLVDRYPPFAFDAPDYPVRIELRATPLNRLAVFFRLILMIPAAIISSLAQSGWFAISWVFWLIGIILGRLPEPIFGATAAVVRYRMRLAAYATMLTPVYPKGLLGDAPEAAAQPAYSATRPLRLGTAAQVLVWLFLLLGLAGHLTSGTIDYDARDDHPGAAAGRVAG; from the coding sequence ATGGCAGCAGGTTGGGAGCCCCGGCCCTCGGCCGGCGCCGATGCCTACGGGGCCGATGGGGCCTATGGGTCCGACGGGCCCGAATGGCGGCCGGTTCTGGACGTGGCCCCGCCGGGGCGGCAGCGGCGGTGGACCGTGCTGCTGCGCTGGCTGCTGCTCCTGCCGCAGTTCATCGTCGTGGCCCTGCTGTCCTTCGTCGCCTTCTTCGTCACGATCGCGGGCTGGTTCAGCGCTCTGGTCCTGGGCCGCCTGCCCGACCCGATCGCGTCCTTCCTCGGCGCGGTCCTCGCCTACCAGACCCGGGTCACGGCCAGTGCGACCCTGCTCGTCGACCGCTACCCGCCGTTCGCCTTCGACGCCCCCGACTACCCGGTGCGCATCGAACTGCGCGCCACCCCGCTCAACCGGCTCGCCGTGTTCTTCCGGCTGATCCTGATGATTCCGGCGGCCATCATCAGCAGCCTCGCGCAGTCCGGCTGGTTCGCGATCAGCTGGGTCTTCTGGCTGATCGGCATCATCCTGGGCCGCCTGCCCGAACCGATCTTCGGAGCCACGGCGGCCGTCGTCCGGTACCGGATGCGCCTGGCGGCCTACGCGACGATGCTGACGCCGGTGTACCCCAAGGGACTCCTGGGCGACGCCCCCGAAGCCGCCGCACAGCCCGCGTACTCCGCGACCCGTCCGCTCCGTCTGGGCACGGCCGCGCAGGTGCTGGTCTGGCTCTTCCTGCTCCTCGGGCTCGCCGGCCATCTGACCTCGGGCACGATCGACTACGACGCGCGGGACGACCACCCTGGCGCGGCTGCCGGTCGCGTGGCGGGCTGA
- a CDS encoding TetR/AcrR family transcriptional regulator: protein MSRAPAPHGRTGRPPLTSRAQILVAARRLIDQDGWEKLTIRRLATETGVGATTLYHHIRNKDDLLLLLLNQHIEQIERPRLPSDPRERIVTAATAMHDALTAWPWAAEVLSADGFVGLLDESAMWMVEAIVAGAHDHGCTPEQSVDVFRGIWYFTVGEVLVRANSARRLGEGRPFAYRDDLDPSQVPHLAAIGVRWGALAARDLYPQGLRTLVDGLLARAAPHGVG from the coding sequence ATGTCCCGAGCGCCCGCACCGCACGGCCGCACCGGCCGGCCACCCCTGACCTCCCGTGCGCAGATCCTGGTGGCCGCCCGTCGGCTCATCGACCAGGACGGCTGGGAGAAGCTGACGATCCGCCGCCTGGCGACCGAGACCGGCGTCGGAGCGACGACCCTGTACCACCACATCCGGAACAAGGACGACCTGCTGCTTCTCCTGCTCAATCAGCACATCGAGCAGATCGAACGCCCCCGGCTGCCGAGTGACCCACGGGAGCGCATCGTCACGGCCGCCACCGCGATGCACGACGCCCTCACGGCCTGGCCATGGGCCGCGGAGGTCCTCTCGGCCGACGGATTCGTCGGTCTCCTCGACGAGTCGGCGATGTGGATGGTCGAAGCCATCGTCGCCGGCGCCCACGACCACGGATGCACCCCCGAGCAGAGTGTCGATGTCTTCCGCGGCATCTGGTACTTCACCGTCGGCGAGGTCCTGGTCCGCGCCAACTCCGCCCGCCGACTGGGCGAAGGCCGGCCCTTCGCCTACCGGGACGACCTCGACCCGTCCCAGGTGCCCCACCTGGCCGCCATCGGCGTCCGATGGGGCGCGCTGGCCGCCCGGGACCTCTATCCGCAGGGGCTCCGCACGCTGGTCGACGGGCTTCTCGCGCGAGCCGCGCCCCACGGGGTCGGCTGA